The following is a genomic window from Crossiella equi.
AGGTCAGGAAGCGCAGCGGGTCGCGCAGCATCGGGAGCGTGTGGCCGAGCAGCGGTAACCGGCCGGGCACCACCGCTGCCTGCCGCGTGCCACTGGAGACGTCCATGCCCGCCATCGTCCGCCCACCTCATCTACCAACTGTGTGATAGCGGTAACGATAGGTAGTCAATCCGAGCACTGACGACGCTTCTCCAGGCACATACACACGATCGGATGGTATTCAAGGCATACCCCACCGATGGGTGACGCTGCGCGGTCCTATGCTTGCGCAGCGTTGTGACGGAAAGGGGAGTGAACCGGGTGGCGGCGGAGCGGAACTGGGTGCCCCTGGGCATCGACACGAGCGTGCCGAGCCCCGCGCGTGTCTACGACTACTGGCTCGGCGGCGGCCACAACTTCGAGGCCGACCGCGTACTGGCCGAGCAGATCCTCAAGCTGATGCCGGACCTGCGCAGCGCCACGCAGCTCAACCGCTCCTTCCTGCGGCGGGCCGCGCTGCACATGGTGGAGAACGGGGTCACGCAGTTCCTGGACATCGGCTCGGGCATCCCGACCGTGGGCAACCTGCACGAGATCGTGCAGCGGGCCAACCCGGACTGCCGCGTGGTCTACGTGGACCGCGACCCGGTGGCGGTGGCGCACAGCGAGATGCTGCTGATGGGCAACCCCAAGGCGGCGGTGGTCCAGACCGACCTGCGCGACGTGGACGGTGTGCTCACCGCGCCGGAGACCCGCAGGCTGATCGACTTCGACCAGCCGGTCGGGCTGATGATGTTGCTGCTGCTGCACTTCGTCCCGGATGAGTGGGGCCCGCTCGACCTGATCGCCCAGTACCGCGCCAAGCTCGCCCCGGGCAGCTACTTCGCGGTCTCGCACGTCTCCGGCGACACCGACGTGGACAACCTGGACGAGGCGGTCGAGCTGTACAAGCGTTCCTCGAACGCGCCGATCGTGCGCACCCACGACGAGGTGCTGCGTTTCTTCGACGGCTTCGAGCTGGTCGAGCCGGGCCTGGTGGGCTGCGCGTTCTGGCGCCCGGACGGGGTCGGCGACGTCACGGACAAGCCGGAGATCAACAACCTGCCGTTCGCCGGGGTCGCGCGGAAACCCTGAGACCGGGCGGTGTCCCGCGCTAGCGTGCGGGCGTGACCGACCCCCTCGCAGAGATCGAGACCGTCCTGACCGGACGGCCGGACAAGCTGGCCTTCCGCGCGCTCTGCTCGGCCGTGCTGCGGGCCGGAGGCGGCCCGGAGCTCGTCGCCTCGTGCCAGGAGCGGCTCCGGTCCTGGCCGGACGAGGTGCGCCAGGCACCGTGGTCCTGGCTGGCGGCGCTGGAGTCGGGGGTGTCCAGCCCGGTGTGGCCGCTGGTCCGCTCGCTGGACCCGCGGTCCGGGCGCGACGGCCTGCGCGCGGCCGCGCTGCCGGACCCCCGCGTGTGGCCGCAGGTGCGGGCGGTGACCCGCGTCGAGCTGCCCTGGTACTCCCCCAAGCCCCTCGCCGAGCTGGCCGAGAACGTCGACCACTGGCCCGAGCTGCGCGAGGTCCGGCTCGGCGCCCGCACCACCGGTGACGACGAGGTGCTCGCGGCGCTCGCGGGCTCGGCCGCGATCCCACGGCTGACCGCACTGGAGGTGGTCACCAGCCGGGAGGACTGCCGGTACTTCGACATCCCGGGGTTCCCGGTGGACCGGCCGCTGCGGCTGCGGCACGCCGGGCTGCTGGCCCCCGACCTCACGCGGCTGCTGGCCGCGGGCCTGCTGCCGGAGCTGCGGTCGGCCGAGGTGCTCATCAGCAGCGCCGAACAGGCCCGGGCGCTCGCGGACTGCCCTCAGCTGGCGGCGCTGGCCCGGCTGGCGGTCGGGTTCCGCTGCGGCCGCGACGGCAGGCACCCGCTGGGTGAGCCGTTTTTCGGCAATGTCCTGGCCGAGGACGACGAGGCGGCCGAGGTGTTCTTCGCCCGCGCCGACCTCTCCGGCCTGCGCGCGCTGGCCGTGCGCGGGCCCGCGCTGTCCTCGGTCCGCGAAGGACTCGGGGTGCGCGGGGTCGAGGCGATCACCGCCAGCGGGGTGCTCGGCCGGGTGACCGAGCTGACCCTGGAGTCGCTGCCGCTCGGGGACACCGCGCTCGCCGGTGTGCTCGGGGCGGTGGACCGCGGGAGCATCGAGGAGCTGGTCCTGGCCGACGTGGGCGGTACCGACGCGGTGGCGGCCGCGTTCGCCGCCGCCGAGGGGTTCCCGTGCCTGCGGCGCCTCGACCTGCGCGAGAACCACCTGGGGCCGGGCGGGGTGCGGCAGCTCACCGGGGTGCCTATGCCCGCGCTGGCCCACCTGGACCTCAGCGGGGGCCGCACGGGCTCGCCGTACTACGGGGAGCCCGAGGTGCAGCCGGTCGGCGACGCCGGGGCCGGGGCGCTGGCCGCGTCCGGGTTGAGCGTGACCTCCCTGGCGCTCGCGGCCACCGGGCTCGGGCCGGACGGACTGGCCGCAGTGCTCGGGCTGCCGCTGGAGGTCCTGGACATCGCGCACAACCCGGTGGGCGAGCTGCCCGACGGGCCCGCGTGGCAGACCCTGCGCACGGTGGACCTCACCGACTGCGCGCTGTCCGCGCCACCGCCGTCCGGGCCGCGCCTGGAGAGCGTCTCGTTGGCGTACAACAGCATCCGGGACGGGCAGGCGCTCGCGCGGTGGCCGGTGCTGCCCCAGCTGCACGCACTGGACCTGCACGACCACCTGATGTCCGATGTGGACCTGCTCGCCCTGGCCACCTCCGGGGCGGCTCGGCGGCTGGTGGAGGTGGACCTGGAGCAGGACTGCTGGAACTCCGGGCGGCGCCGGTACGACACGCCGCTGCCGCGCGCGGTGGTCGAGGAGGCCGCGTTCCCCGGGGCGGACTCGCTGTTCCTCGGTGTGGTCGACGAGTACCACGGGGTCCGGCTGTCCGCCGGGCTCAGCGCCGCCGACCGGGCCGAGCTCGCCGACGGGGCCCGGCCCGCGCTCCTGGCCTTCCTCAGCCACCTCGACTTCGAGGAGGAGGTGACCGAGGAGCCCGAGGTGCGCGGCGGCACGGACTTCCGTCAGCCCCGGGAGCGCGAGCGCCGGTAGGCGGTGGTGCCGAT
Proteins encoded in this region:
- a CDS encoding SAM-dependent methyltransferase, with amino-acid sequence MAAERNWVPLGIDTSVPSPARVYDYWLGGGHNFEADRVLAEQILKLMPDLRSATQLNRSFLRRAALHMVENGVTQFLDIGSGIPTVGNLHEIVQRANPDCRVVYVDRDPVAVAHSEMLLMGNPKAAVVQTDLRDVDGVLTAPETRRLIDFDQPVGLMMLLLLHFVPDEWGPLDLIAQYRAKLAPGSYFAVSHVSGDTDVDNLDEAVELYKRSSNAPIVRTHDEVLRFFDGFELVEPGLVGCAFWRPDGVGDVTDKPEINNLPFAGVARKP